In one window of Haemophilus parainfluenzae DNA:
- the thrS gene encoding threonine--tRNA ligase — MPIITLPDGSKREFDRPVSVLEVAQDIGAGLAKATIAGRVNGERRDACDIINEDANLEIITAKDEDGLEIIRHSCAHLLGHAIKQLFPDVKMAIGPTIENGFYYDVDLDRSLTQEDIDAIEKRMLELAKTNYDVIKTPVSWQEARDTFEKRGEPYKMAILDENIERTATPALYHHEEYIDMCRGPHVPNMRFCHNFKLMKVAGAYWRGDSKNKMLQRIYGTAWADKKQLAEYLTRLEEAAKRDHRKIGKALDLYHMQEEAPGMVFWHNDGWTIFRELETFVRTKLKEYDYQEVKGPFMMDRVLWEKTGHWQNYGDLMFTTQSENREYAIKPMNCPGHVQIFNQGLKSYRDLPIRMAEFGSCHRNEPSGSLHGLMRVRGFTQDDAHIFCTEDQIESEVTSCIKMVYDIYSTFGFQNIQVKLSTRPEKRIGADDMWDRAEAGLAAALAHNGLEYEIQEGEGAFYGPKIEFALRDCLDREWQCGTIQLDFALPGRLNASYVAEDNDRRTPVMIHRAILGSIERFIGIITEEYAGFFPAWLAPVQAIVMNITDSQADYVQKVVKQLSDAGLRVKADLRNEKVGFKIREHTLRRVPYMLVCGDKEIAEGKVAVRTRKGADLGTFTIEEFAEILKSQVRQRELKLLGEE, encoded by the coding sequence ATGCCTATTATTACTTTACCGGACGGTTCTAAACGTGAATTTGATCGTCCAGTTTCTGTGTTAGAAGTGGCTCAAGATATCGGAGCCGGTCTTGCCAAAGCAACCATCGCTGGCCGTGTAAACGGTGAACGTCGTGATGCGTGTGACATCATCAATGAAGATGCCAACCTTGAAATTATTACAGCAAAAGATGAAGACGGTTTAGAAATTATTCGTCACTCTTGCGCACACTTGCTTGGTCACGCAATCAAACAATTATTCCCCGATGTCAAAATGGCAATCGGTCCAACGATTGAAAATGGCTTCTATTATGACGTGGATTTAGACCGTTCTTTAACGCAAGAAGACATTGATGCTATCGAAAAACGTATGCTTGAATTGGCGAAAACCAATTATGACGTGATCAAAACTCCGGTAAGCTGGCAAGAAGCAAGAGATACTTTTGAAAAACGCGGTGAGCCATACAAAATGGCTATCTTAGATGAAAATATCGAACGTACCGCAACGCCTGCGCTTTATCATCACGAAGAATACATTGATATGTGTCGTGGACCACATGTGCCGAATATGCGTTTCTGCCACAACTTCAAATTAATGAAAGTTGCAGGTGCTTATTGGCGTGGCGATAGCAAAAATAAAATGTTACAACGTATCTATGGTACGGCTTGGGCAGATAAAAAACAATTAGCGGAATACTTAACTCGCTTAGAAGAAGCGGCAAAACGTGACCACCGTAAAATCGGTAAAGCGTTAGATTTATATCATATGCAAGAAGAAGCACCGGGTATGGTGTTCTGGCATAACGATGGTTGGACAATTTTCCGCGAATTAGAAACCTTCGTACGTACAAAATTAAAAGAATACGATTATCAAGAAGTAAAAGGTCCGTTCATGATGGACCGTGTGTTATGGGAAAAAACAGGTCACTGGCAAAACTACGGCGATTTGATGTTTACTACACAATCAGAAAACCGTGAATATGCGATTAAACCAATGAACTGCCCAGGACACGTTCAAATCTTTAACCAAGGTTTAAAATCTTACCGTGATTTACCAATCCGTATGGCGGAATTTGGTTCTTGTCACCGTAATGAACCATCAGGTTCTTTACACGGTTTAATGCGTGTGCGTGGCTTTACTCAAGACGATGCACACATTTTCTGTACTGAAGATCAAATTGAAAGTGAAGTAACCAGTTGTATCAAAATGGTTTACGACATTTACAGCACGTTCGGTTTCCAAAATATTCAGGTGAAATTATCTACTCGTCCTGAAAAACGTATCGGTGCAGATGATATGTGGGATCGTGCAGAAGCAGGTCTTGCGGCAGCATTAGCGCATAACGGACTTGAATATGAAATTCAAGAAGGTGAAGGCGCATTCTATGGTCCGAAAATTGAGTTTGCATTACGTGACTGTTTAGATCGTGAATGGCAATGCGGTACTATCCAATTAGACTTTGCATTACCTGGTCGTCTAAATGCGTCTTATGTGGCAGAAGACAATGATCGTCGTACACCAGTTATGATTCACCGTGCGATTTTAGGTTCGATTGAGCGTTTCATCGGTATCATTACTGAAGAATATGCGGGTTTCTTCCCTGCATGGTTAGCGCCAGTTCAAGCGATTGTGATGAATATTACAGATAGCCAAGCAGACTACGTTCAAAAAGTAGTAAAACAACTTTCTGATGCGGGATTACGTGTCAAAGCAGATTTACGTAATGAGAAAGTCGGCTTCAAGATTCGCGAACACACCTTACGTCGCGTACCTTATATGCTTGTTTGCGGTGATAAAGAAATCGCAGAAGGCAAAGTGGCTGTACGTACCCGTAAAGGTGCTGATTTAGGTACTTTCACGATTGAAGAGTTTGCAGAAATCTTAAAATCCCAAGTAAGACAACGTGAGTTGAAATTGTTAGGTGAAGAGTAG
- a CDS encoding ferredoxin--NADP reductase — MNEHKKEYPFTEQKVRWVKKHTPKLLSFSITRPKDFDFIAGQFAKLGFMQGDGYISRAYSMISAENADHLDFYAILIEDGIMSGHFNQMQAGDSLLLEKKPIGFFTVSRIPQGKELVLLATGSGIAPFLSMLENETLWQKADKVVLVHSVSYVDDLIFEQYLADLKDHAIVGKYANKFIYQPVITREKIAGALNQRIPQLLENGELENALNITFTKVDTRFLICGNPNMVKESYEKLKAKGFALHRVHKDGEIMMENAF, encoded by the coding sequence ATGAACGAGCACAAAAAAGAATATCCTTTTACCGAACAGAAAGTGCGTTGGGTTAAAAAACACACACCCAAGCTACTTTCTTTCAGTATCACTCGCCCAAAGGACTTTGATTTTATTGCCGGTCAGTTTGCCAAATTAGGGTTTATGCAAGGAGATGGATACATTTCCCGTGCCTATTCCATGATTTCTGCCGAAAATGCGGATCATCTGGATTTTTACGCCATCCTCATTGAAGACGGCATCATGTCAGGGCATTTTAACCAAATGCAAGCAGGCGACAGCTTATTATTAGAGAAAAAACCTATCGGGTTCTTTACCGTTAGCCGCATTCCTCAGGGTAAAGAACTTGTTTTACTCGCCACCGGTTCAGGCATTGCGCCGTTTTTGTCGATGTTAGAAAACGAAACATTATGGCAAAAAGCCGATAAAGTCGTCTTAGTGCATTCCGTTTCTTATGTAGATGATTTGATATTTGAACAGTATTTAGCCGACTTAAAAGACCACGCTATTGTGGGGAAATATGCCAACAAATTCATCTATCAACCAGTCATTACCCGAGAGAAAATTGCCGGCGCATTAAACCAAAGAATTCCGCAATTATTAGAAAACGGCGAACTGGAAAACGCGTTAAATATCACCTTTACTAAAGTCGATACCCGTTTCTTAATTTGTGGCAACCCGAATATGGTAAAAGAAAGTTACGAGAAATTAAAAGCTAAAGGCTTCGCACTTCATCGGGTACATAAAGACGGTGAAATTATGATGGAAAACGCCTTTTAA
- the infC gene encoding translation initiation factor IF-3, which yields MKTVKKAPAANRPNRINDEIRVKEVRLIDQDGEQAGIVSIQQALDMAEQAALDLVEISPNAEPPVCRIMNYGKFLYEKSKTAKEQKKKQKVVQVKEIKFRPGTDEGDYQVKLRSLIRFLEDGDKAKITVRFRGREMAHQDIGLDVLERVKNDLADISVVESAPGKLEGRQAVMVLAPKKK from the coding sequence ATTAAAACCGTAAAAAAAGCTCCGGCAGCTAACCGCCCGAATCGCATTAACGATGAAATTCGAGTAAAAGAAGTTCGTTTGATTGACCAAGATGGTGAACAAGCGGGGATTGTATCAATTCAACAGGCCTTAGATATGGCAGAACAAGCAGCGCTTGATTTAGTTGAGATCAGTCCGAATGCCGAACCACCGGTTTGTCGTATTATGAACTACGGCAAGTTCCTCTATGAAAAGAGCAAAACCGCAAAAGAACAGAAGAAAAAACAAAAAGTCGTACAAGTAAAGGAAATTAAATTCCGTCCAGGTACAGATGAAGGTGACTACCAAGTTAAATTACGTAGCTTAATCCGTTTCTTAGAAGATGGCGATAAAGCGAAAATTACCGTACGTTTCCGTGGTCGTGAAATGGCTCACCAAGATATCGGTTTAGACGTATTAGAACGCGTTAAAAACGATTTGGCTGACATTTCAGTAGTGGAATCTGCACCGGGTAAACTAGAAGGTCGCCAAGCGGTAATGGTGTTAGCACCTAAGAAAAAATAA
- the rpmI gene encoding 50S ribosomal protein L35 yields MPKIKTVRGAAKRFKKTASGGFKRKQSHLRHILTKKTTKRKRHLRHKSMVAKADQVLVVACLPYA; encoded by the coding sequence ATGCCTAAAATTAAAACAGTACGTGGTGCTGCTAAGCGTTTCAAAAAAACAGCTTCTGGCGGTTTCAAACGTAAACAATCTCACTTACGTCATATTTTGACTAAAAAGACAACTAAACGTAAACGTCATTTACGTCATAAATCAATGGTTGCGAAAGCAGACCAAGTTTTAGTAGTAGCTTGCTTACCATACGCATAA
- the rplT gene encoding 50S ribosomal protein L20 has translation MARVKRGVIARARHKKVLKAAKGYYGARSRVYRVAFQAVIKAGQYAYRDRRQRKRQFRQLWIARINAAARQNGLSYSKFINGLKKASVEIDRKILADIAVFDKVAFAALVEKAKSAL, from the coding sequence ATGGCTCGTGTAAAACGTGGTGTTATTGCAAGAGCACGCCATAAGAAAGTTCTTAAGGCTGCTAAAGGTTATTATGGTGCACGTTCACGCGTGTATCGCGTTGCTTTCCAAGCGGTGATCAAAGCTGGTCAATACGCATATCGTGACCGTCGTCAACGTAAACGTCAATTCCGTCAATTATGGATTGCACGTATCAACGCTGCAGCTCGTCAAAATGGTTTATCTTACAGCAAATTCATCAACGGCTTGAAAAAAGCATCTGTTGAAATCGACCGTAAGATCCTTGCTGATATCGCTGTATTCGACAAAGTGGCGTTCGCTGCATTAGTTGAAAAAGCAAAATCTGCACTTTAA
- the dxs gene encoding 1-deoxy-D-xylulose-5-phosphate synthase gives MNNYPLLSLINSPEDLRLLNKDQLPQLCQELRSYLLESVSQTSGHLASGLGTVELTVALHYIFKTPFDQLIWDVGHQAYPHKILTGRRDQMSTIRQKGGIHPFPWRGESEFDVLSVGHSSTSISAGLGIAVAAERENAGRKTVCVIGDGAITAGMAFEALNHAGSLHTDMLVILNDNEMSISKNVGALNNHLARIFSGSLYSTVRDGSKKILDKVPTVKNFMKKTEEHIKGVMFSPESTLFEELGFNYIGPIDGHNIDELIATLSNMRDLKGPQFLHIKTKKGKGYEPAEKDPIGFHGVPKFDPTSGQLPKLNAKPTYSKIFGDWLCEMAEQDDKLVGITPAMREGSGMVEFSERFPQQYFDVAIAEQHAVTFAAGLAIGGYKPVVAIYSTFLQRAYDQLIHDVAIQNLPVLFAIDRAGIVGADGQTHQGAFDLSFMRCIPNMIIMTPSDENECRQMLYTGYKCGKPAAVRYPRGNAIGVELTPLAELEIGHSKMIRQGKKIAILNFGTLLPAALSVAEKLNATVVDMRFVKPIDEARILEVANTHDVIVTLEENAIQGGAGSAVSEVLNSHGKTTALLQLGLPDIFIPQGTQQEALAEIKLDEKGIEEQIIAFIKG, from the coding sequence ATGAACAACTATCCTCTTTTATCCTTAATTAATTCGCCGGAAGATTTGCGTCTTTTAAATAAAGATCAGCTTCCGCAACTTTGTCAGGAGTTACGGAGTTATCTGTTGGAATCCGTTAGTCAAACCAGCGGCCATTTAGCATCTGGTCTTGGTACCGTTGAATTGACGGTTGCATTACACTACATTTTTAAAACCCCTTTTGATCAATTAATTTGGGATGTGGGCCATCAAGCTTATCCACACAAAATTTTGACGGGGCGTCGTGATCAAATGTCTACCATTCGCCAAAAAGGCGGCATTCACCCCTTCCCTTGGCGTGGAGAAAGTGAGTTTGATGTATTAAGTGTTGGTCACTCTTCCACTTCAATCAGTGCAGGGCTGGGTATTGCTGTTGCGGCAGAACGTGAAAATGCGGGTCGCAAAACCGTTTGTGTGATTGGTGACGGTGCAATCACTGCGGGGATGGCATTTGAAGCCTTAAACCATGCGGGTTCTTTGCATACTGATATGTTGGTCATTTTAAATGACAATGAAATGTCGATTTCTAAAAATGTCGGTGCATTAAATAATCATCTTGCCCGTATTTTCTCTGGTTCATTATATTCAACTGTTCGTGATGGCAGTAAGAAAATTTTAGATAAAGTGCCAACTGTTAAAAACTTTATGAAGAAAACCGAAGAGCACATAAAAGGCGTGATGTTCTCACCAGAAAGTACGCTTTTTGAAGAACTCGGTTTTAACTATATCGGGCCAATTGACGGGCATAATATTGATGAATTAATTGCTACTTTAAGCAATATGCGCGATCTCAAAGGGCCGCAATTCTTACACATCAAAACTAAAAAAGGAAAAGGTTATGAGCCCGCAGAAAAAGACCCAATTGGTTTCCATGGCGTACCAAAATTTGACCCAACAAGCGGCCAACTTCCTAAATTAAATGCCAAACCAACCTATTCAAAAATCTTCGGTGATTGGTTATGCGAAATGGCGGAACAAGACGATAAATTAGTCGGTATTACTCCCGCAATGCGTGAAGGTTCTGGCATGGTAGAATTTTCAGAACGATTCCCACAACAATACTTTGATGTAGCTATCGCTGAGCAACACGCTGTCACCTTTGCTGCCGGTCTTGCAATTGGTGGTTATAAACCTGTTGTAGCCATTTATTCTACCTTCTTACAACGTGCTTATGATCAACTTATTCATGATGTTGCTATTCAAAACTTGCCTGTTCTCTTTGCCATCGATCGTGCAGGTATCGTAGGTGCTGATGGTCAAACTCACCAAGGTGCGTTTGATTTAAGTTTTATGCGCTGCATTCCGAATATGATCATTATGACACCAAGTGATGAAAATGAATGTCGCCAAATGCTTTATACTGGCTATAAATGTGGTAAACCTGCTGCGGTACGTTATCCGCGTGGAAATGCAATCGGCGTAGAATTAACCCCACTTGCAGAATTAGAAATTGGTCATTCAAAAATGATTCGTCAAGGTAAAAAAATCGCGATTCTGAATTTTGGTACTCTCTTACCTGCTGCTTTATCTGTGGCAGAAAAACTCAATGCGACTGTTGTCGATATGCGCTTTGTGAAACCAATTGATGAAGCTCGTATTCTAGAAGTGGCGAATACACATGACGTCATTGTAACATTGGAAGAAAATGCGATTCAAGGTGGTGCAGGTTCTGCTGTTTCAGAAGTGCTAAATTCTCATGGAAAAACAACCGCACTTTTACAACTTGGTTTACCTGATATTTTTATTCCGCAAGGCACACAACAAGAAGCACTTGCTGAAATTAAATTAGATGAAAAAGGGATTGAAGAGCAAATTATCGCCTTTATAAAGGGCTAA
- the ispA gene encoding (2E,6E)-farnesyl diphosphate synthase yields MSYQFGTELKQVQDRINQFLANQFEEIDAYNAPLRDAMKYGLLLGGKRVRPFLVYATGKMLGAEMPALDYAAAAIESIHAYSLIHDDLPAMDNDELRRGQPTCHIAFDEATAILAGDALQTFAFEILTEAPSLSAEQKLQLVKVLAQASGVQGMCLGQSLDLISEHKQVNLAELELIHRNKTGALLTAALKLGFICSPHFENKELEQQLERYSQAIGLAFQVQDDILDIEGDSAEIGKPVGSDLGLDKSTYPKLLGLEGAKQKAQELYQTALHELDNLPFDTTALRALAEFIVNRKS; encoded by the coding sequence ATGAGTTATCAATTCGGCACTGAACTCAAACAAGTTCAAGATCGCATTAATCAGTTTTTAGCCAATCAATTTGAAGAAATTGACGCTTATAATGCCCCTTTGCGTGATGCAATGAAGTATGGCTTATTGCTAGGTGGCAAACGCGTTCGTCCTTTCCTTGTCTATGCAACGGGTAAAATGCTGGGCGCAGAAATGCCCGCTTTAGATTATGCGGCAGCAGCCATTGAATCTATTCACGCTTATTCTTTAATCCATGATGATTTGCCTGCCATGGACAACGATGAACTTCGTCGTGGTCAACCAACTTGTCATATTGCTTTTGATGAAGCGACGGCCATTTTAGCTGGCGATGCATTACAAACTTTTGCTTTTGAAATTCTTACTGAAGCTCCTTCTCTTTCTGCGGAACAAAAGTTGCAATTAGTGAAAGTATTGGCTCAAGCATCTGGCGTACAAGGCATGTGTTTAGGGCAAAGTTTAGATTTAATTTCTGAGCATAAACAAGTTAATTTAGCTGAATTAGAACTTATTCATCGCAATAAAACTGGTGCGTTGCTAACAGCTGCATTAAAACTGGGTTTTATCTGCTCTCCTCACTTTGAAAACAAAGAATTAGAGCAACAACTAGAACGTTATTCACAAGCTATTGGTTTAGCTTTCCAAGTACAAGATGATATTTTAGATATTGAAGGTGACAGTGCGGAAATCGGTAAACCGGTGGGTTCTGATTTAGGTTTAGATAAAAGCACTTATCCAAAGCTGTTAGGGTTAGAGGGCGCGAAACAAAAAGCCCAAGAACTCTATCAAACCGCCTTACATGAATTAGACAATTTACCTTTTGATACTACTGCATTACGTGCATTAGCTGAATTTATTGTCAATCGTAAAAGTTAA
- the xseB gene encoding exodeoxyribonuclease VII small subunit — MARKQANAEPDFETTLAQLETIVTKLESGELPLEDALKEFENGIKLAQLGQERLQQAEQRIQILLQKSETAPLSDYQGDE, encoded by the coding sequence ATGGCGCGTAAACAAGCAAATGCTGAACCTGATTTTGAAACAACACTTGCACAATTGGAAACGATTGTGACAAAACTTGAAAGCGGTGAATTACCATTGGAAGATGCGCTGAAAGAATTTGAGAATGGCATTAAATTGGCTCAACTTGGTCAAGAGCGCTTGCAACAAGCAGAACAACGTATTCAAATTTTGTTACAAAAAAGCGAAACCGCCCCATTAAGTGATTATCAAGGGGACGAGTAA
- the thiI gene encoding tRNA uracil 4-sulfurtransferase ThiI, producing MKFIVKLFPEIMIKSETVRKRFAKILTSNIRNILQKYDEETAVVRHWDYIEVRSKNEANREELIALLQRIPGIHHFLEVEEKPFTDLHHIFELTLVDVAAQLENKTFCVRVKRKGKHDFSSIEAERYIGGGLNQHIESAKVRLKNPDVTVRIDIEDDKMMLVRTRHVGLGGYPIGTQEDVLSLISGGFDSGVSSYMLIRRGSRVHYCFFNLGGAAHEIGVKQMAYHIWNRYSSSHKVRFIAIPFEGVVGEILEKVDNGQMGVVLKRMMVRAASKVAQHFNIQAIVTGEALGQVSSQTLTNLRLIDEASDALVLRPLITHDKEQIIAMAKEIGTDDIAKSMPEFCGVISKNPTIKAVREKILEEENHFDFGVLESAVENAQYLDIRQIAEETEKEVVEVDTISVLGENDIILDIRSPEETDENPFESDEHQVMQLPFYKLSSQFSSLDQSKNYVLYCERGVMSKLQALYLKENGFTNVRVFGKK from the coding sequence ATGAAATTTATCGTTAAACTTTTTCCTGAAATTATGATTAAAAGCGAAACCGTGCGTAAGCGTTTCGCGAAAATTTTGACCTCAAATATCCGCAATATTTTACAGAAATATGATGAAGAAACAGCGGTTGTTCGTCATTGGGATTACATCGAAGTGCGGTCAAAAAATGAAGCCAATCGTGAAGAGTTGATTGCACTTTTACAACGCATTCCGGGTATTCATCATTTTTTAGAAGTGGAAGAAAAACCGTTTACTGATTTACATCATATCTTTGAATTGACCTTAGTGGATGTTGCAGCTCAACTTGAAAACAAAACCTTTTGTGTACGTGTAAAACGCAAAGGGAAACATGATTTTAGTTCCATTGAAGCTGAACGTTATATCGGTGGTGGTTTAAATCAGCATATTGAAAGTGCAAAAGTACGCTTAAAAAATCCTGATGTGACGGTGCGTATTGATATTGAAGATGACAAAATGATGCTGGTAAGAACTCGTCATGTTGGCTTAGGTGGTTATCCAATTGGGACGCAAGAGGACGTGCTTTCATTGATTTCAGGGGGCTTTGACTCTGGCGTATCCAGTTATATGCTTATTCGCCGTGGTTCACGTGTGCATTATTGTTTCTTCAATTTAGGTGGGGCAGCCCATGAAATTGGCGTGAAACAAATGGCTTACCATATTTGGAATCGTTATAGTTCATCACATAAAGTCCGTTTTATTGCCATTCCTTTTGAAGGCGTAGTGGGCGAGATTTTAGAGAAAGTCGATAATGGCCAAATGGGCGTCGTGTTAAAACGAATGATGGTTCGCGCTGCAAGTAAAGTTGCACAACATTTTAATATTCAAGCCATTGTTACCGGCGAAGCACTCGGACAAGTTTCAAGCCAAACTTTAACCAATTTACGCTTAATTGATGAAGCATCTGATGCGTTAGTATTACGTCCACTTATTACCCATGATAAAGAACAGATTATCGCGATGGCGAAAGAGATCGGCACAGATGATATTGCAAAATCCATGCCTGAATTCTGTGGAGTGATTTCTAAAAATCCAACGATTAAAGCGGTACGTGAAAAAATTCTTGAAGAAGAAAATCACTTTGATTTTGGCGTGTTGGAAAGTGCGGTTGAAAATGCACAATATTTAGATATTCGCCAAATTGCAGAAGAAACAGAGAAAGAAGTGGTAGAAGTAGATACCATTTCAGTGCTTGGTGAAAACGATATTATTTTAGATATTCGTAGCCCTGAAGAAACAGATGAAAATCCATTTGAATCAGATGAGCATCAAGTGATGCAATTGCCGTTTTATAAATTATCTTCACAATTCAGTTCATTAGATCAAAGTAAAAATTATGTGCTTTATTGTGAACGAGGCGTGATGAGTAAACTTCAAGCGCTTTATTTAAAAGAAAATGGTTTCACGAATGTGAGAGTTTTCGGGAAAAAATAA
- a CDS encoding gluconeogenesis factor YvcK family protein, which translates to MSDLSRYSRHEYLDEIKYIVAIGGGHGLGRVLSALSFMKERLTGIVTTTDNGGSTGRIRLAQGGIAWGDLRNCLNQIIIEPSTTSALFEYRFTGEGELSGHNLGNLMLKALEDMHIRPIEAINLIRELLKVKSHIIPMSEEPVHLAASLGSGSSIVGEVSIDNLTELPRSLFLVPMVKAAQEAIRALEQAEVILLGPGSFMTSIMPPLLLPELATALRNSKAKVIFIDNLGIEIGAASQLSLADRIQKINEIVGAPVIDGAITPYREQSAVDLSAISPVKILAKRLNADDISYRHDRTLLAKAIDELVGELDYE; encoded by the coding sequence ATGTCTGATTTATCTCGCTACAGTCGTCATGAGTATTTAGACGAAATCAAATATATTGTTGCTATTGGTGGTGGGCATGGATTAGGGCGTGTATTATCGGCGCTCAGTTTTATGAAAGAGCGCTTAACAGGTATTGTTACCACCACAGATAATGGTGGTTCAACGGGTCGTATTCGGCTAGCTCAAGGTGGCATTGCATGGGGCGATCTACGTAATTGCTTAAACCAAATCATTATTGAACCGAGCACGACCTCCGCATTATTTGAATACCGATTTACGGGTGAAGGTGAACTTTCTGGGCATAATTTAGGCAATTTAATGCTCAAAGCCTTAGAAGATATGCATATTCGCCCTATTGAAGCCATTAACTTAATTCGTGAATTACTCAAAGTAAAATCTCACATTATTCCCATGTCAGAAGAACCCGTTCATCTTGCTGCGAGTTTAGGTTCAGGCTCCAGTATTGTCGGTGAAGTGAGCATTGATAATTTAACAGAATTACCCCGATCACTTTTCTTAGTGCCTATGGTTAAAGCCGCACAAGAAGCTATTCGAGCATTGGAGCAAGCGGAAGTCATTTTACTTGGTCCAGGAAGTTTCATGACGAGCATTATGCCACCATTATTATTACCTGAATTAGCGACTGCTCTGCGTAATAGCAAAGCGAAAGTAATTTTTATTGATAATTTAGGGATAGAAATTGGCGCTGCCTCTCAGCTTTCACTGGCTGATCGTATTCAGAAAATTAATGAAATCGTCGGTGCCCCCGTTATTGATGGTGCTATAACCCCTTATCGTGAACAAAGTGCGGTCGACTTGTCTGCGATTTCTCCCGTTAAAATTTTAGCTAAACGCTTGAATGCAGATGATATCAGCTATCGTCATGACAGAACATTACTTGCTAAAGCTATTGATGAATTAGTGGGTGAATTAGATTACGAATAA
- the moaA gene encoding GTP 3',8-cyclase MoaA, which produces MQSIPIKNVGESRLVDPFQRQYYYLRLSITDQCNFRCTYCLPDGYQPEANKPSFLTLKEITHLAQAFAEMGTEKIRLTGGEPTLRKDFISIAESIANIDGIRQLAVTTNGYRMAKDVADWKKAGITSINVSVDSLDPKMFHQITGINKFDDVMRGIDRAFEVGYNKVKVNSVLMKNLNDKEFEQFLVWVKDRPIQMRFIELMQTGEMDSFFDKFHLSGQVLADKLLQNGWQLQHKSHTDGPAKVFTHPDYAGEIGLIMPYEKNFCASCNRLRVSAKGKLHLCLFGEEGIELRDLLQSHEQQDILQARIFSALQGKREHHYLHIGDSGVRNHLASIGG; this is translated from the coding sequence ATGCAATCCATTCCTATCAAGAACGTAGGAGAGTCTCGCTTAGTCGATCCTTTCCAACGCCAATATTACTATCTACGACTGTCGATTACCGATCAGTGTAATTTTCGTTGTACCTATTGTTTACCTGATGGTTATCAACCCGAAGCTAACAAACCAAGTTTCTTAACCTTAAAAGAAATTACCCATCTTGCTCAAGCGTTTGCTGAAATGGGCACAGAGAAAATCCGTTTAACGGGTGGCGAACCGACTTTACGCAAAGATTTTATTTCTATTGCTGAAAGCATTGCTAATATTGATGGAATCCGTCAATTAGCTGTCACGACAAACGGCTATCGCATGGCAAAAGATGTGGCTGATTGGAAGAAAGCAGGGATTACGTCCATTAACGTCAGTGTTGATAGTTTAGATCCAAAAATGTTCCATCAAATTACAGGTATCAATAAATTTGATGACGTGATGCGTGGTATCGATCGTGCATTTGAAGTGGGCTACAACAAAGTTAAAGTCAATTCAGTTTTGATGAAAAATTTGAATGACAAAGAATTTGAACAATTCCTTGTTTGGGTGAAAGATCGTCCAATTCAAATGCGCTTTATCGAACTCATGCAAACAGGCGAAATGGATAGTTTCTTTGATAAATTCCATCTTTCAGGACAAGTATTAGCGGATAAGTTGCTGCAAAACGGTTGGCAATTACAACACAAATCCCATACTGATGGTCCTGCTAAAGTATTCACGCATCCTGATTATGCAGGCGAAATTGGCTTAATTATGCCTTATGAGAAGAATTTCTGCGCAAGTTGTAATCGTCTCAGAGTATCAGCGAAGGGCAAACTTCATCTCTGTCTATTCGGTGAAGAAGGCATTGAATTACGTGATTTATTGCAATCCCATGAACAGCAAGATATTTTGCAAGCACGTATTTTTTCTGCACTACAAGGCAAACGTGAACATCATTATTTGCATATCGGTGATAGTGGCGTAAGAAATCATTTAGCCTCTATCGGTGGCTAA